A genomic segment from Bradyrhizobium sp. ISRA430 encodes:
- a CDS encoding alpha/beta hydrolase: protein MITKDGRFAYEAAGDAGAIPLIFLHGIGGAARAWRHQLTTFGDRVRAIAWDMPGYGGSAPLTSVSIAALAEALEQFIAQIDATNPVLVGHSIGGMIVQKLLAQSPRLPRAVVLAQTSPAFGKADGDWQTSFIAARLGPLDRGETMRSLAPSLVRELVGDEPDPKGMELARECMASVPEASYRAMMLALIGFDQRSTLKDVSVPTLLLSGSKDNNAPAPMMAKMATYIPAAEYVELAGVGHLANLERPDAFDKALGGFLESVVTTPQVTAQ from the coding sequence ATGATAACGAAAGACGGACGCTTCGCCTATGAAGCTGCGGGTGATGCCGGTGCGATACCCCTGATATTCCTACACGGCATTGGTGGCGCGGCCCGGGCGTGGCGCCATCAACTTACGACATTCGGCGACCGCGTCCGTGCCATCGCATGGGACATGCCGGGCTATGGCGGATCGGCGCCGCTTACCAGCGTCAGCATCGCTGCCCTGGCGGAGGCTCTCGAGCAGTTCATCGCACAGATCGATGCGACAAATCCTGTTCTCGTCGGGCATTCGATCGGCGGCATGATCGTGCAGAAATTGCTGGCCCAGTCGCCTCGACTGCCGCGCGCCGTCGTACTTGCGCAGACCAGCCCTGCCTTCGGCAAGGCCGATGGCGATTGGCAGACATCGTTCATCGCAGCGCGGCTCGGGCCGCTCGATCGCGGTGAGACGATGAGGTCGTTGGCGCCCTCGCTGGTGCGAGAGCTTGTGGGCGACGAGCCGGACCCGAAAGGGATGGAGCTCGCACGGGAGTGCATGGCGAGCGTGCCGGAGGCGAGCTATCGCGCCATGATGCTGGCCTTGATCGGCTTCGATCAGCGCAGCACGCTTAAGGATGTTTCCGTACCGACGCTGCTGCTGTCAGGCTCCAAGGACAACAACGCGCCGGCGCCTATGATGGCAAAAATGGCGACCTACATTCCGGCGGCCGAATACGTCGAGTTGGCCGGCGTCGGCCATCTCGCCAATCTCGAGCGCCCCGATGCATTCGATAAAGCTCTTGGAGGGTTCCTAGAGTCTGTCGTGACCACACCACAGGTGACTGCACAATGA
- a CDS encoding SDR family oxidoreductase — translation MSGLPHSSHALVTGGGRGIGRAIAATLAGAGATVTVLGRNAATLDEAISAGAAHFAAVADVSDEAALKVAIAEASARQPIDILIANAGSAESAPFSKSDSALFARMMDVNFMGVVHAIRGVLPGMKDRPYGRIIAIASTAGLKGYAYVSAYSAAKHAVIGLVRSLALEMAASNVTVNAVCPGFTDTDLVAGSIENIMKKTGRSREQAVAELARHNPQGRLITPQEVADAVLWLCGEGAGAITGQAIAVAGGEI, via the coding sequence ATGTCCGGATTGCCGCATTCGTCGCACGCGCTAGTCACCGGTGGCGGTCGCGGCATTGGTCGCGCCATTGCAGCGACGCTTGCTGGCGCCGGCGCGACGGTGACTGTGCTTGGGAGGAATGCGGCGACTCTCGACGAGGCTATCAGCGCAGGGGCTGCTCATTTTGCAGCCGTGGCCGACGTCTCGGATGAAGCTGCGCTAAAAGTCGCAATCGCCGAGGCGAGCGCACGACAGCCAATCGATATTTTGATCGCCAACGCCGGCAGCGCGGAGTCGGCGCCGTTCTCGAAATCGGATAGCGCCCTTTTTGCGCGCATGATGGATGTCAATTTCATGGGCGTGGTTCATGCCATTAGGGGCGTCTTGCCCGGAATGAAGGACCGTCCCTATGGCCGCATCATCGCCATTGCATCGACGGCGGGGCTCAAGGGATATGCCTATGTCAGCGCATACAGTGCCGCCAAACACGCCGTGATCGGACTTGTCCGTTCGCTCGCTCTTGAGATGGCTGCCAGCAACGTGACGGTGAATGCAGTGTGTCCCGGCTTCACCGACACTGATCTTGTTGCCGGCAGCATAGAGAACATCATGAAGAAGACGGGCCGAAGCCGCGAGCAGGCCGTCGCCGAGCTCGCGCGCCACAACCCGCAGGGGCGGCTGATAACGCCTCAGGAGGTGGCTGACGCCGTGCTCTGGTTGTGCGGCGAGGGCGCCGGCGCGATTACCGGGCAGGCAATTGCCGTGGCTGGCGGTGAGATCTAG
- a CDS encoding enoyl-CoA hydratase family protein — protein sequence MSRPANPVTVPLADYSPQHFLLAAVDGVATVTLNRPERKNPLTFESYRELTDFFRACALDDAVKAIVVTGAGGNFSSGGDVFEIIGPLVKMDTKGLTAFTRMTGDLVKAMRACPQPIVAAVEGICAGAGAIIAMASDMRLAATGAKVAFLFNKVGLAGCDMGACAILPRIIGQSRASELLYTGRFMTAEEGERWGFFSRIVTPEQVLPQAQVLAKQIAEGPTFGNTMTKRMLAMEWAMSVEEAIEAEAVAQALCMTTADFERAFEAFANKVKPVFKGD from the coding sequence ATGAGCAGACCAGCCAACCCGGTGACCGTGCCGCTTGCGGACTATTCGCCGCAGCACTTCCTGCTGGCCGCGGTCGATGGTGTTGCGACCGTGACGCTCAATCGTCCCGAGCGGAAAAATCCGCTCACCTTCGAAAGCTATCGGGAACTCACCGATTTCTTCCGCGCGTGCGCACTCGACGACGCGGTCAAAGCCATCGTCGTCACCGGTGCTGGCGGCAATTTCTCGTCCGGCGGCGACGTGTTCGAAATCATCGGGCCGCTGGTGAAGATGGACACCAAGGGGCTGACCGCCTTTACGCGGATGACCGGTGATCTCGTCAAGGCGATGCGAGCTTGCCCGCAGCCGATCGTCGCCGCGGTCGAGGGCATCTGCGCTGGTGCCGGCGCGATCATTGCCATGGCGTCGGACATGCGCCTCGCGGCAACCGGCGCCAAGGTGGCGTTCCTGTTCAACAAGGTTGGCCTTGCCGGCTGCGACATGGGCGCCTGTGCGATCCTGCCGCGGATCATCGGGCAGTCCCGCGCTTCCGAACTGCTCTACACGGGCCGGTTCATGACCGCGGAGGAGGGCGAGCGCTGGGGTTTTTTCAGCCGCATTGTCACGCCGGAGCAGGTGCTGCCGCAGGCGCAGGTGCTGGCAAAGCAGATCGCGGAAGGGCCGACTTTCGGCAACACCATGACCAAGCGGATGCTGGCCATGGAATGGGCGATGTCGGTGGAGGAGGCGATCGAGGCGGAAGCCGTGGCGCAGGCCCTATGCATGACGACGGCCGATTTCGAGCGCGCCTTTGAGGCCTTTGCCAACAAGGTCAAACCGGTCTTCAAAGGCGACTGA
- a CDS encoding bifunctional salicylyl-CoA 5-hydroxylase/oxidoreductase, producing the protein MKVAIIGGGPAGLYAAILLKKQRPSADITVYERNRSGDTFGFGVVFSDATLDNFEKHDLPSYRRITQEFAYWDDIAVHFRGTVHRVGGNGFCGCSRRKLLLILQERAHELGVNLRFEVDIDDESRFADADLILLADGINSRFREKYVDHFQPEIDVRANMFAWMGSTKPLDAFTFIFQETEWGPFIAHAYQYEAGRSTWIFETDPKTFERAGLKGLNETQSAARMAEIFGWFLDGHQLLTNRSMWRNFPMIRSKRWVRDNMVLLGDAKASAHFSIGSGTKLAMEDAIALAEAMQAAPDIKAALEHYERGRREEVEKTQHAADVSLVWFEHVDRFWDFDPVQFAFGVMTRSKAITYDNLKLRAPDFVAEVDRSFAKRVRGSGFDVDTDKPLVPLFQPFRLREMEVANRAVMSPMCMYSAKEGVPTDFHLVHYGSRAIGGAGLIFTEMICVSRNARITPGCAGLWNDEQEAAWRRIVDFVHANSAAKICLQLGHAGRKGATKLMWDGMDRPLEEGGWEVFSASPLPYFPDSQVPRELDRAGMDAVRDAFVTAAERGERCGFDMLELHCAHGYLLASFVSPLTNTRTDEYGGSLANRLRFPLEVFEALRAVWPSHKPMSVRISATDWAEGGINGDDAVAIARAFGEAGVDLIDVSTGQTVRDAQPIYGRMFQTPFSDQVRNEARVATMCVGNITTADQANTILAAGRADLVALGRPHLVDPFFTMKAAAWYGADGAFCPPQYLPGKDQIFRNSVRDRQDLEELRIKAKPKTRAELKAEATKPLAAE; encoded by the coding sequence ATGAAAGTCGCGATCATCGGTGGCGGACCTGCGGGTCTCTACGCTGCAATCCTCCTCAAGAAGCAGCGCCCGAGCGCCGACATCACCGTATATGAGCGCAATCGCTCCGGCGACACCTTTGGCTTCGGGGTGGTGTTCTCGGATGCCACGCTCGACAATTTCGAGAAGCATGATCTTCCGAGCTATCGCCGCATCACTCAGGAATTCGCCTACTGGGACGACATCGCCGTGCATTTCCGCGGCACGGTGCACCGGGTGGGCGGCAACGGCTTCTGCGGCTGTTCGCGACGCAAGCTGCTCCTGATCCTCCAGGAGAGGGCGCACGAGCTCGGCGTCAACCTGCGTTTCGAAGTCGATATCGACGACGAGTCCCGCTTCGCCGACGCCGATCTGATTCTGCTGGCCGATGGCATCAACAGCCGCTTCCGCGAAAAATACGTCGATCACTTCCAGCCGGAGATCGACGTTCGCGCCAACATGTTCGCCTGGATGGGCTCGACCAAGCCGCTCGACGCCTTCACCTTCATTTTCCAGGAGACCGAGTGGGGGCCTTTCATCGCCCACGCCTATCAGTATGAAGCCGGTCGTTCGACCTGGATCTTCGAAACCGATCCGAAGACGTTCGAGCGAGCCGGCTTGAAGGGACTGAACGAGACCCAGTCCGCCGCGCGAATGGCCGAGATCTTCGGCTGGTTCCTCGATGGTCACCAACTGCTTACCAACCGCTCGATGTGGCGCAATTTCCCCATGATCCGCAGCAAGCGCTGGGTCAGGGACAACATGGTGCTGCTCGGCGACGCAAAAGCGAGTGCGCATTTTTCGATCGGGTCAGGCACCAAGCTTGCTATGGAAGACGCGATCGCGCTTGCCGAGGCGATGCAGGCCGCGCCCGACATCAAGGCCGCGCTCGAGCATTATGAGCGCGGCCGCCGCGAGGAGGTGGAGAAGACGCAGCACGCCGCCGACGTCTCGCTGGTCTGGTTCGAGCATGTCGACCGCTTCTGGGACTTCGATCCTGTGCAGTTTGCCTTCGGCGTGATGACGCGCTCGAAGGCGATCACCTATGACAATCTCAAGCTTCGCGCGCCCGATTTCGTCGCCGAGGTCGACAGGTCGTTTGCCAAGCGGGTTCGCGGCAGCGGCTTCGATGTCGATACCGACAAACCGCTGGTGCCGCTGTTCCAGCCCTTCCGCTTGCGCGAGATGGAGGTGGCCAATCGCGCCGTGATGTCGCCGATGTGCATGTATTCGGCGAAAGAGGGCGTTCCGACCGATTTCCATCTGGTGCACTACGGATCTCGCGCGATCGGAGGGGCCGGCCTGATCTTCACGGAGATGATCTGCGTCAGCCGCAATGCCCGGATCACGCCCGGCTGCGCAGGCCTGTGGAACGACGAGCAGGAGGCGGCCTGGCGGCGCATCGTGGATTTCGTGCACGCCAATTCGGCCGCGAAGATCTGCCTGCAACTCGGACATGCCGGTCGCAAGGGAGCGACCAAGCTGATGTGGGACGGCATGGATCGGCCTCTGGAGGAGGGCGGCTGGGAGGTGTTCTCGGCATCGCCGCTGCCTTATTTCCCCGATAGTCAGGTGCCACGTGAACTCGATCGTGCCGGAATGGATGCTGTGAGAGATGCTTTCGTCACGGCCGCCGAACGCGGCGAGCGCTGCGGCTTCGACATGCTCGAATTGCACTGCGCCCACGGCTATCTGCTTGCGAGCTTCGTCTCGCCGCTGACTAACACCCGCACGGACGAATATGGCGGCTCGCTCGCCAACCGTCTGCGCTTCCCGCTTGAGGTTTTCGAGGCGCTGCGGGCCGTATGGCCGTCACACAAGCCGATGTCGGTGCGTATTTCCGCAACCGATTGGGCCGAGGGCGGCATCAACGGCGACGATGCCGTCGCGATCGCGCGCGCGTTTGGCGAGGCCGGCGTCGACCTCATTGACGTCTCGACCGGGCAGACCGTGCGCGACGCGCAGCCGATCTACGGGCGCATGTTCCAGACGCCGTTTTCCGACCAGGTCCGCAACGAGGCGCGCGTGGCCACCATGTGCGTCGGCAACATCACGACCGCGGATCAGGCCAACACCATTTTGGCCGCCGGCCGCGCGGACCTCGTGGCGCTCGGCCGGCCGCATCTGGTCGACCCCTTCTTCACCATGAAGGCGGCGGCCTGGTATGGGGCGGACGGGGCGTTCTGCCCACCGCAATATCTGCCCGGCAAGGACCAGATATTCCGCAACAGCGTGCGCGACCGGCAGGATCTCGAGGAGCTGAGAATTAAGGCTAAGCCCAAGACCCGGGCCGAGCTCAAAGCGGAGGCGACAAAGCCGCTTGCGGCGGAGTGA
- a CDS encoding flavin-dependent oxidoreductase codes for MKAIIVGGGIGGLTTALMLRSRGIGCEIFEQADTIRELGVGINTLPHAMRELAGLGLLQKLDDVAIRTDQLYYLNRHGQEVWREARGIDAGHDVPQFSIHRGRLQGVIHRAVEERLGPQSIHTGCRLGAFTQDEGGVTAYFFDRTGGHAHTARADILIGADGIHSRARETLFPNEGPPCWNGLMLWRGARDWPLFLTGKSMIVAGGLNAKVVIYPIAEGSSPASRLTNWAVLVKVGEGNAPPPRKEDWSRPGRREELMPHVARFSVPYIDVKSLISATPEFYEYPTCDRDPLPYWSAGRVTLLGDAAHPMYPVGSNGASQAILDARCLADALVRAEHPRQALVEYEKKRLPMTAEIVRSNRRGGPEGVIDAVEQLAPDGFDNVDNVLTYSQREAIVRGYATKAGFAAVPGLTAVRA; via the coding sequence ATGAAGGCGATTATCGTCGGCGGCGGTATCGGAGGTCTCACAACGGCGTTGATGTTGCGCTCGCGCGGCATCGGTTGCGAGATTTTCGAGCAGGCCGATACGATTCGCGAGCTCGGTGTTGGCATCAATACGCTGCCGCATGCCATGCGCGAGCTTGCCGGACTCGGCCTGCTGCAGAAGCTCGACGACGTCGCGATCCGTACCGACCAGCTCTACTACCTCAACCGCCACGGCCAGGAGGTCTGGCGCGAAGCCCGCGGCATCGATGCTGGTCACGATGTGCCGCAATTCTCGATCCATCGCGGCCGGCTTCAGGGCGTCATCCATCGCGCCGTCGAGGAGCGACTCGGTCCGCAATCGATCCACACCGGTTGCCGCCTCGGCGCTTTCACGCAGGATGAGGGCGGCGTTACGGCTTACTTCTTCGATCGGACGGGCGGGCACGCCCATACTGCGCGCGCCGACATCCTGATCGGTGCCGATGGCATCCATTCGCGCGCGCGCGAGACGCTGTTCCCGAACGAGGGGCCGCCCTGCTGGAACGGCTTGATGTTGTGGCGTGGTGCGCGGGACTGGCCGCTCTTCCTCACCGGCAAATCGATGATCGTGGCCGGCGGCCTCAACGCCAAGGTCGTGATCTATCCGATTGCCGAGGGCTCGAGCCCGGCGAGCCGCCTCACCAACTGGGCGGTGCTGGTGAAGGTCGGCGAGGGCAACGCCCCGCCGCCGCGCAAGGAAGACTGGTCGCGGCCGGGCCGGCGCGAGGAGCTGATGCCGCATGTGGCGCGCTTCTCCGTGCCTTATATCGACGTGAAAAGTCTGATCTCGGCGACTCCCGAATTCTATGAATATCCGACCTGCGACCGCGATCCTTTGCCCTACTGGTCGGCCGGGCGAGTCACGCTGCTCGGCGATGCCGCGCACCCGATGTACCCGGTCGGCTCGAACGGCGCGTCGCAGGCGATCCTCGATGCACGCTGCCTTGCCGATGCGCTGGTGCGCGCCGAGCATCCGCGCCAGGCGCTGGTCGAATACGAGAAGAAGCGCCTGCCGATGACGGCTGAGATCGTCCGCTCCAATCGCCGCGGCGGTCCTGAGGGCGTCATCGACGCGGTCGAGCAGCTCGCGCCCGACGGCTTCGACAACGTCGACAACGTGCTGACCTATTCCCAGCGCGAGGCGATCGTGCGCGGCTATGCCACCAAGGCCGGCTTCGCCGCCGTGCCCGGCCTTACCGCGGTTCGCGCTTAA
- a CDS encoding cupin domain-containing protein: protein MKSEITGITRANEGIQGISWNILGQTYVPKSYAEHSFSWHATLPPGTFVPPHIHPDQDEYLYMLEGKLDFVLGNSEAQASAGDLIRLGMGVPHGIFNKSEQTAKVLFWVSPSRKLYELFWGLHNMKEQKPEDVVAMAAEFNIHFLPPPPGG, encoded by the coding sequence ATGAAGAGCGAAATTACCGGCATCACCCGGGCCAATGAGGGAATCCAGGGCATTTCCTGGAACATCCTCGGCCAGACCTATGTGCCGAAGAGCTACGCCGAGCACAGCTTCTCCTGGCATGCGACACTGCCGCCGGGCACGTTCGTGCCGCCACACATTCATCCCGATCAGGATGAGTATCTCTACATGCTGGAAGGAAAGCTCGATTTCGTGCTCGGCAATTCCGAGGCACAGGCGAGCGCCGGCGATCTGATCAGACTCGGCATGGGTGTGCCGCATGGCATCTTCAACAAGTCGGAGCAGACCGCGAAGGTACTGTTCTGGGTCTCGCCGAGCCGGAAGCTCTACGAGCTGTTCTGGGGCCTTCACAACATGAAGGAACAGAAGCCGGAGGATGTGGTGGCGATGGCCGCCGAGTTCAACATCCACTTCCTGCCGCCGCCTCCCGGCGGCTAG
- a CDS encoding ABC transporter substrate-binding protein, producing the protein MKKRSTFAAIALLLGITANPALAQEKIKIGVILTLSGPAAALGQQVRDGFALAVKDLGGKMGGRDVEVIVADDELKPDAAVTKVKGLLERDKVDFVVGPIFSNILQAIHRPVTESKVFLISPNAGPSSYAGKECSSFFYVTSYQNDQVHEVLGKVAQDRGYKRVYLMVPNYQAGRDSVAGFKLDYKGEVVEESYMPLGTLDFQPELSKISSLKPDALFTFMPGGMGVNLVKQYRQAGLADTVPVLSAFTVDESTLPAQQDAAVGMFGGANWAPNLDNPQNKKFVAAYEAAYNGVPGTYAFQAYDAAMLIDSAVKAVNGDLSKKDAVAAALKKADFTSLRGSFKFNTNGYPIQDFYLTKVAKRSDGKFQTEIVQKVFENYGDRYAKDCKPAN; encoded by the coding sequence ATGAAGAAGCGATCGACATTTGCCGCAATCGCCTTGCTGCTCGGCATCACGGCGAATCCCGCCCTGGCCCAGGAGAAGATCAAGATCGGCGTGATCCTCACGCTGTCGGGTCCGGCCGCGGCGCTCGGCCAGCAGGTCCGCGACGGCTTTGCGCTCGCGGTCAAGGACCTTGGCGGCAAGATGGGCGGCCGCGATGTCGAGGTGATCGTTGCCGACGACGAACTGAAGCCGGATGCGGCCGTTACCAAGGTCAAGGGACTGCTCGAGCGCGACAAGGTCGACTTCGTCGTCGGACCGATCTTCTCCAACATCCTCCAGGCGATCCACCGCCCCGTCACGGAATCGAAGGTGTTCCTGATCAGCCCCAATGCCGGTCCGTCCAGCTACGCCGGCAAGGAGTGCAGCTCTTTCTTCTATGTGACGTCGTACCAGAACGACCAAGTGCACGAGGTCCTTGGCAAGGTCGCCCAGGATCGCGGCTACAAGCGCGTCTATCTGATGGTGCCGAATTATCAGGCCGGCCGCGACTCGGTCGCCGGCTTCAAGCTCGACTACAAGGGCGAGGTCGTCGAGGAATCCTACATGCCGCTCGGCACGCTCGACTTCCAGCCGGAGCTATCCAAGATCTCCTCGCTCAAGCCGGACGCGCTGTTCACCTTCATGCCCGGGGGCATGGGCGTCAATCTCGTCAAGCAGTATCGCCAAGCCGGCCTTGCCGACACCGTTCCGGTGCTGTCGGCATTCACGGTCGACGAGTCGACGCTGCCGGCGCAGCAGGACGCCGCGGTCGGCATGTTCGGCGGCGCGAACTGGGCACCCAATCTCGACAATCCTCAGAATAAGAAGTTCGTCGCCGCCTATGAGGCCGCCTACAATGGCGTGCCCGGCACCTACGCGTTCCAGGCCTATGACGCCGCGATGCTGATCGACAGCGCCGTCAAGGCGGTGAACGGCGACCTCTCCAAGAAGGACGCCGTCGCGGCTGCCTTGAAGAAGGCCGACTTCACCTCGCTGCGCGGCTCATTCAAGTTCAACACCAACGGTTATCCGATCCAGGATTTCTATCTGACCAAGGTCGCCAAGCGTTCGGACGGTAAGTTCCAAACCGAGATCGTTCAGAAGGTTTTCGAGAACTACGGCGACCGCTATGCCAAGGACTGCAAGCCGGCGAACTAA
- a CDS encoding MarR family transcriptional regulator, whose protein sequence is MPAVSDRTNMLDSETKAVELPEDHAEELRLWLRLLTCTTLIEGEVRGRLRQRFDVTLPRFDLMAQLDKAPDGMTLSDVSKRMMVSNGNVTGLVERLVESGHLDRRTSDTDRRVQVIRLTKLGRAEFRRMAAEHETWIADLFADLTPKDVRELMRLLAKTKASAQKSAGRRRA, encoded by the coding sequence ATGCCAGCCGTCAGTGACCGCACCAACATGCTCGATTCCGAGACCAAGGCCGTCGAACTTCCGGAAGACCATGCCGAAGAGCTCCGGCTGTGGCTGCGGCTGTTGACCTGCACGACCCTGATCGAGGGCGAGGTCCGCGGCCGGCTCCGGCAGCGGTTCGATGTCACACTGCCGCGGTTCGATCTGATGGCGCAACTCGATAAGGCGCCTGACGGTATGACACTATCCGACGTCTCCAAGCGCATGATGGTTTCCAATGGCAACGTGACCGGCCTCGTCGAGCGTCTCGTGGAATCCGGCCATCTCGATCGTCGCACCTCTGACACGGATCGCCGCGTCCAGGTGATCCGGCTCACCAAGCTCGGCCGTGCCGAGTTTCGCCGAATGGCCGCGGAGCACGAGACCTGGATCGCCGATCTCTTCGCCGATCTCACGCCGAAGGATGTGCGCGAGCTGATGCGTCTCCTGGCCAAGACCAAGGCGTCGGCGCAGAAATCGGCCGGTCGCCGCCGGGCCTAG
- a CDS encoding benzoate-CoA ligase family protein yields MANAAKVQVSGSCDSNAATAHVDPFARQHLPPRDLWPEFIFARPELHYPPRLNCVGYFLDRWIEQGHGEAPCVISPIVSYSYRELQELVNRIANVLVDKLGLVTGGRVLLRSANNPMMVATYLAVIKAGGIVVATMPLLRAKELSYPIQKADIALALCDGKLSEEMEKARAAAPGLQRVVYWGNGEADSLEALIADASPEFKAVDTAADDICLIAFTSGTTGDPKGTMHFHRDMLAVCDGYARNILRAEQKDRFIGSAPLAFTFGFGGVLFPMHIGASFVVLEKTTPDDVLSAIEKYKTTVCFTAPTAYRAMLGKLAGHDISSLRKCVSAGETLPKPTFDAWFKATGIKLMDGIGSTELLHIFISATEDEIRPGATGKPVPGYEAKIVDDDGNDVPPGTMGRLAVRGPTGCRYLADERQRKYVQNGWNITGDTYLMDSDGYFWYQSRSDDMIVSAGYNIAGTDVEAALLTHPAVVECGVVGAPDEARGMIVKAYVVAAPGVTPDAQLASELQEHVKREIAPYKYPRAIEFVTQLPKTETGKLKRFALRQLAQAAAASSGVAAE; encoded by the coding sequence ATGGCCAACGCCGCCAAGGTTCAAGTGTCGGGCTCGTGTGACAGCAATGCTGCAACGGCTCACGTCGATCCATTTGCGCGGCAACATCTGCCGCCGCGCGATCTCTGGCCCGAATTCATCTTCGCGCGGCCGGAGCTGCACTATCCGCCGCGATTGAACTGCGTCGGCTATTTCCTCGATCGCTGGATCGAGCAAGGTCATGGCGAGGCGCCGTGCGTCATCAGTCCTATCGTCAGCTATAGCTACCGTGAGCTCCAGGAACTCGTGAATCGGATCGCCAATGTCCTGGTGGACAAGCTTGGTCTGGTGACAGGCGGGCGCGTGCTGCTGCGCTCGGCCAACAATCCCATGATGGTCGCGACCTATCTCGCGGTGATCAAGGCTGGCGGCATTGTCGTGGCGACCATGCCGTTGCTGCGCGCCAAGGAGCTGTCATATCCGATCCAGAAGGCGGACATCGCGCTCGCGCTCTGCGACGGAAAGCTCTCCGAGGAGATGGAGAAGGCGAGGGCGGCGGCACCTGGTCTCCAGCGCGTCGTCTATTGGGGAAACGGCGAGGCGGACTCGCTCGAGGCGTTGATCGCGGATGCAAGTCCGGAGTTTAAGGCGGTCGACACCGCTGCGGATGATATCTGCCTGATCGCCTTCACGTCGGGGACAACCGGCGACCCCAAGGGCACCATGCATTTCCACCGCGATATGCTGGCGGTCTGCGATGGTTATGCACGCAATATTTTGCGCGCCGAGCAGAAGGATCGCTTTATCGGCTCGGCGCCACTTGCATTCACGTTCGGTTTCGGCGGCGTGCTGTTTCCGATGCACATCGGCGCATCATTCGTGGTCCTGGAGAAGACGACGCCGGACGACGTGCTGTCGGCGATCGAGAAGTACAAGACCACGGTGTGCTTCACCGCGCCGACCGCCTACCGGGCCATGCTCGGCAAGCTCGCGGGCCACGACATTTCCTCCTTGCGGAAATGCGTCTCGGCCGGCGAGACGCTGCCCAAGCCGACTTTTGATGCCTGGTTCAAGGCCACCGGCATCAAGCTGATGGACGGTATCGGCTCGACCGAGCTGCTGCACATCTTCATCAGCGCGACCGAGGACGAGATCCGCCCCGGTGCGACCGGAAAACCGGTGCCGGGTTATGAGGCGAAGATCGTCGATGACGATGGCAATGACGTGCCGCCCGGCACGATGGGGCGGCTCGCCGTTCGGGGGCCGACCGGCTGCCGCTATCTCGCCGACGAGCGCCAGCGCAAATATGTCCAGAACGGCTGGAACATCACCGGCGATACCTATCTGATGGATAGCGACGGTTACTTCTGGTACCAGTCGCGCTCCGACGACATGATCGTGTCGGCCGGCTACAACATCGCGGGCACCGATGTCGAAGCGGCGCTGCTCACGCATCCCGCAGTGGTGGAGTGCGGCGTGGTTGGCGCGCCCGACGAGGCGCGGGGAATGATCGTGAAGGCGTATGTCGTGGCCGCACCGGGCGTGACCCCGGACGCGCAGCTTGCGTCCGAGTTGCAGGAGCACGTCAAGCGCGAGATTGCGCCCTACAAGTATCCGCGCGCGATCGAGTTTGTGACGCAGTTGCCGAAAACCGAGACCGGCAAGTTGAAGCGCTTCGCCTTGCGGCAACTGGCGCAGGCTGCGGCGGCGTCCTCGGGCGTCGCGGCAGAATGA
- a CDS encoding RidA family protein, with product MTTPKGPQLAVLPTTTEDEPCSTAQILQPSGWPMPKGYANGMAADGRIVVTGGVIGWDAEERLADGFVAQVRQTLRNIAEILAEAGARPEHLVRLTWYVVDMDEYLANLKELGQVYRTIFGAHYPAMALVQVVRLVEKAARVEIEATAVIPR from the coding sequence GTGACGACTCCGAAAGGTCCGCAGCTTGCGGTGTTGCCGACCACCACTGAAGACGAGCCCTGTTCAACGGCGCAGATCCTCCAGCCTTCCGGCTGGCCGATGCCGAAGGGCTATGCCAACGGCATGGCTGCCGATGGCCGCATCGTCGTCACCGGCGGGGTGATCGGCTGGGATGCGGAGGAGCGTCTGGCGGACGGTTTTGTCGCGCAGGTGCGCCAGACCCTGCGCAACATTGCGGAGATTCTCGCCGAAGCCGGCGCGCGGCCCGAACACCTCGTGCGCCTGACTTGGTACGTGGTCGACATGGACGAATATCTCGCGAACCTGAAGGAACTGGGACAGGTGTACCGGACGATCTTTGGTGCGCACTATCCGGCGATGGCGCTGGTCCAGGTCGTCCGCCTCGTCGAGAAGGCGGCGCGCGTCGAAATCGAGGCGACGGCCGTGATTCCGCGCTGA